One part of the Chryseobacterium sp. 7 genome encodes these proteins:
- a CDS encoding MaoC family dehydratase produces MIIINSFNDYKSLEGKMIGESSWHRIDQNQINRFADATLDHQWIHTDQEKAEKEGPFHSTIAHGYLTLSLIPYLWKQIADVRNVKMEINYGIENFKFGDAVLVNNDVRLQATVQSVMNLRGTVKAVVEAKLLIKGHIKPAYTGDVIFLYHFL; encoded by the coding sequence ATGATAATTATTAATAGTTTTAATGACTATAAGTCTCTTGAAGGGAAGATGATTGGAGAGTCTTCCTGGCACAGGATAGATCAGAATCAGATCAACAGGTTTGCAGATGCTACTTTGGATCATCAGTGGATCCATACGGATCAGGAAAAAGCTGAAAAAGAAGGTCCTTTTCACTCAACTATTGCGCATGGTTATTTAACATTATCTTTGATTCCCTATCTCTGGAAACAGATTGCAGACGTGAGAAATGTGAAAATGGAAATTAATTACGGAATAGAGAATTTTAAATTCGGAGATGCTGTTCTTGTAAATAACGATGTAAGGCTTCAGGCAACTGTACAGTCTGTAATGAATCTCAGAGGGACCGTAAAAGCAGTTGTGGAAGCTAAATTATTGATTAAAGGTCATATAAAGCCTGCTTATACCGGAGATGTTATTTTCCTTTATCACTTTTTATAA
- a CDS encoding cold-shock protein: MQEGTVKFFNEAKGFGFITPADGSKDIFVHSSGLNTRSVRENDKVVFDVQKGDKGLNAVNVKLA, encoded by the coding sequence ATGCAAGAAGGCACCGTAAAATTTTTCAATGAAGCAAAAGGCTTCGGTTTTATTACTCCGGCAGACGGAAGTAAAGATATATTTGTACATTCTTCAGGATTAAACACAAGATCTGTCCGTGAAAATGATAAAGTAGTTTTTGATGTACAAAAAGGAGATAAAGGTTTAAATGCTGTTAACGTAAAGTTGGCATAA
- a CDS encoding DEAD/DEAH box helicase yields MNFKNLNLINPIIRAVTEAGYSRPTEIQYSAIPHILAGRDVAVSADRGSGKTAAFAMPILQLLKRQTPDHKEIRTLILTPTSELAIQIEEDLKIYSKYLPLSQLSLYEGVSIGSQLAALRKRVDVLVATPRRLLDVENLRHIDLSKIELFVLDDADKMLDMGFINDIKKVLDLISQRRQTLFFSATMSGSIKHFAQMILNNPVEIMVGPVSSAIKTLKHPKLKNIQPLIGSTISVGVS; encoded by the coding sequence ATGAATTTTAAAAATTTAAATCTAATCAATCCCATTATCCGTGCGGTGACAGAAGCCGGATATTCCAGACCTACTGAAATACAGTATTCTGCAATTCCGCATATTCTGGCGGGAAGAGATGTTGCAGTGTCTGCGGACAGAGGTTCCGGGAAAACAGCTGCATTTGCTATGCCTATTTTGCAGCTGCTGAAAAGACAGACTCCGGATCATAAAGAAATACGGACTTTAATACTTACCCCTACCTCAGAACTGGCGATACAAATAGAAGAAGATCTTAAAATTTACAGTAAATATTTACCGTTATCTCAGCTTTCCCTATATGAAGGGGTTTCTATCGGAAGTCAGCTTGCTGCATTGAGAAAAAGGGTAGATGTTTTGGTCGCAACACCAAGAAGACTGCTTGATGTAGAAAATCTAAGACATATTGATCTTTCTAAAATTGAACTGTTCGTACTAGATGATGCAGATAAGATGCTTGATATGGGATTTATTAATGACATAAAAAAAGTATTGGATCTCATTTCCCAAAGAAGGCAAACCCTGTTTTTTTCGGCTACAATGTCTGGAAGCATAAAACATTTTGCCCAAATGATCCTCAATAATCCTGTAGAAATTATGGTGGGTCCGGTTTCTTCAGCAATAAAGACGTTGAAGCATCCGAAACTTAAAAATATTCAACCGCTCATAGGCAGTACTATATCTGTCGGAGTATCATAA
- a CDS encoding beta-1,6-N-acetylglucosaminyltransferase → MQTSSPLAAPCPQTSDSQTTPHVRIAYFIMVHHKPEIFKDMFQKIYARDQFYLIHIDRKAKPDFIEEIQQYIIQFPNAYILDSINIVAGGFNIVQAELNAMEFLLNVSKEWDYFINLSGEDYPLKSQNIIRKFLTLNKGRNYLFYYDQKFYRPDTLQRIQNHFTELAYIISTFIYKRAFMKDVTPYIGGKWFIFTRETCTFLTNNKMVMDFEDYYLHTFLPAESFFQTVLMNTSFNDIIINDDKRAVLEKSIFQTTQSISNYIKSLKSGNQLFIRKVNKKTDESIRKYMNENYLTPLPYVNEIERELKRDNRQNN, encoded by the coding sequence ATGCAGACTTCTTCCCCACTAGCAGCACCCTGCCCCCAAACATCAGACTCACAAACTACACCGCATGTAAGAATTGCCTATTTCATTATGGTACACCATAAGCCTGAAATATTTAAAGACATGTTTCAGAAGATCTATGCAAGGGATCAGTTTTATCTTATCCATATTGACAGAAAAGCCAAACCTGATTTTATAGAAGAAATACAGCAGTATATCATTCAGTTTCCCAATGCTTACATTCTGGACAGTATCAATATTGTTGCAGGAGGATTTAATATAGTTCAGGCTGAACTGAATGCTATGGAATTTCTTTTAAATGTAAGCAAAGAATGGGATTATTTTATTAATCTAAGCGGTGAAGATTATCCCCTGAAATCACAAAATATCATCCGTAAATTTCTTACCCTCAATAAGGGCCGAAATTATCTTTTCTACTATGACCAGAAGTTTTACAGGCCAGATACCCTGCAGAGAATACAAAACCATTTTACGGAATTAGCCTATATTATTTCAACTTTCATCTACAAAAGAGCTTTTATGAAGGATGTGACACCTTATATTGGTGGAAAATGGTTTATTTTCACCAGAGAAACCTGTACATTTCTGACCAATAATAAAATGGTAATGGATTTTGAGGATTACTATCTCCATACTTTTTTACCAGCAGAATCTTTTTTTCAGACTGTCCTTATGAATACATCATTTAATGATATTATTATCAATGACGATAAAAGAGCGGTACTTGAGAAATCCATTTTTCAAACAACACAGAGTATATCTAATTATATTAAATCTTTAAAATCCGGCAATCAGCTTTTTATCAGAAAAGTCAACAAGAAAACGGATGAAAGTATCAGAAAATACATGAACGAAAATTATCTTACCCCCCTTCCCTATGTGAATGAAATTGAAAGGGAGCTAAAAAGGGATAATCGTCAAAACAATTGA
- a CDS encoding winged helix-turn-helix domain-containing protein, whose protein sequence is MEKKLTPEHLKLITLESQGLTRNTPFGAGKTAVLNTLEHLGYIQIDTLSMVERAHHHTLWTRIPDFQADYLEELVEERKVFEYWFHAASYLPMKDFRYVLPQMLVIKRGESRYYNADPKVMEYVTDTIRNEGPKRARDFENESHKAGSWWNWKPAKLALERLFMQGDLMISGRSGMQKTYDLAERVLPSSIDTTEPTSLELAEYLVKTNLRAYGFTTLKQITHLRKGNDLKKNVTQVLQAMLEEGSISQVKIEGLSSAFVQNDVFEKTFNLKNSNIWLLSPFDNAIIHRDRIKQVFDFDFRLECYTPKEKRQYGYFCLPILFGDQFIGRVDCKAHRKEKKLELIHLHIENSAIETELWLKPFVETLRRFAIFNNCESLVLTKVSPSKLGASVKKELSGLKFKK, encoded by the coding sequence ATGGAAAAAAAGCTGACACCGGAACATTTAAAATTGATAACCTTAGAAAGTCAGGGATTAACACGAAATACACCTTTCGGAGCCGGAAAAACTGCAGTTTTGAATACTTTGGAACACCTCGGATATATACAGATTGATACGTTATCTATGGTAGAACGGGCTCATCATCATACGCTTTGGACAAGAATCCCGGATTTCCAGGCAGATTATCTGGAAGAACTGGTGGAAGAACGTAAGGTATTTGAATATTGGTTCCATGCTGCTTCCTACCTTCCCATGAAGGATTTCCGGTATGTTTTGCCCCAAATGCTGGTCATTAAACGAGGTGAATCCCGTTACTATAATGCTGATCCTAAAGTGATGGAATATGTAACAGATACCATCCGAAATGAAGGGCCTAAAAGAGCAAGAGATTTTGAAAATGAAAGTCATAAAGCAGGTAGCTGGTGGAACTGGAAACCTGCTAAATTAGCTCTTGAAAGACTTTTCATGCAGGGTGATCTGATGATAAGCGGACGTTCCGGAATGCAGAAAACGTATGATCTTGCGGAGAGAGTATTACCGTCTTCCATTGATACTACAGAGCCTACCTCACTTGAACTTGCAGAATATCTGGTAAAAACCAATCTGAGAGCTTACGGATTTACCACTTTAAAACAAATCACTCATCTTCGGAAAGGAAATGATTTAAAGAAAAACGTTACTCAGGTTTTACAGGCTATGCTGGAAGAAGGATCAATATCTCAGGTCAAAATAGAAGGATTGTCTTCTGCTTTTGTTCAGAATGATGTCTTTGAAAAGACATTTAATCTTAAAAATTCCAATATCTGGCTGCTGTCTCCTTTTGATAACGCTATTATTCATCGAGATAGAATCAAGCAGGTCTTTGATTTTGATTTCCGCCTGGAATGTTATACACCAAAGGAAAAAAGACAATACGGCTATTTCTGCCTGCCTATTTTGTTTGGAGATCAGTTTATCGGAAGGGTTGACTGTAAAGCACACAGAAAAGAAAAGAAGCTGGAACTTATTCATTTACATATCGAAAACAGTGCGATAGAAACTGAGTTATGGCTTAAACCTTTCGTAGAAACATTACGGCGTTTTGCCATTTTCAATAACTGTGAATCATTGGTTCTTACAAAGGTAAGCCCATCAAAATTGGGTGCTAGTGTAAAAAAAGAATTGTCAGGATTAAAGTTTAAAAAGTAA
- a CDS encoding adenosine kinase → MMKKYLIYISLLGAPLFWGQNKVNEKSVYQQNLSLSEKENEAMAFDADIQLSDAEMALDKKLFQLRKQLLSDTDAKKISLYNSSFNELKPLIEGSKLFEVLQTMPKGGLLHTHSGGITDVKWIISAARKYQECYVFDQKDNDQFIFGQLGFFEKGKVPAGFVSLEKKLASTPGFEKELQDLLTLKRDSLCSYTDYWIEFEKRFKRISLLLPYRPFFKEYYLKGFQDLIKDKVQHVEIRYIFDELYDFQHGKYPLKTSITDLQDILKEIHKSDPQFTLKLIYSSFKFLDNESIEKQLETAFEMKKEFPDMISGFDLVADEAAGHNISFFEKSWTQMSGLSKKYGVELPLFLHAGESNSILNKNILDVALLNNKRIGHGLNLIYFPKTMEQIRKQNKLVEVSPISNQILGYVSDLRNHPARVLLSNGVQCSISSDDPSVYGYTGLSYDFWVTQVYWELGVKALKKLVFNSINYSSLNDNEKKKAVSYLNQQWNDFVQKTNQKLN, encoded by the coding sequence ATGATGAAAAAATACCTTATCTATATATCACTTTTGGGAGCACCCTTATTTTGGGGACAAAATAAAGTGAATGAAAAATCTGTATACCAGCAGAACCTGTCGCTGTCAGAGAAAGAAAACGAGGCGATGGCATTTGATGCTGATATACAATTATCCGATGCAGAAATGGCGTTGGACAAAAAACTATTCCAGCTCCGTAAACAGCTTCTTAGTGATACAGATGCAAAGAAAATATCTTTATATAACAGTTCTTTTAATGAATTAAAACCATTAATAGAAGGCAGCAAGCTGTTTGAAGTTCTTCAGACCATGCCAAAAGGAGGATTGCTGCATACACATAGCGGAGGAATTACAGATGTGAAATGGATTATTTCGGCAGCGAGAAAATATCAGGAATGCTATGTTTTCGATCAGAAAGATAATGACCAGTTTATTTTCGGACAGCTTGGATTTTTTGAAAAGGGAAAAGTCCCGGCCGGATTTGTAAGCCTTGAGAAAAAACTGGCTTCAACACCCGGTTTTGAAAAAGAATTACAAGATCTTCTAACACTGAAAAGAGATAGTTTATGTTCTTACACAGATTATTGGATTGAATTTGAAAAACGTTTTAAACGCATCAGTCTGCTGCTTCCATATCGTCCTTTCTTTAAAGAATATTATCTGAAAGGATTTCAGGATTTAATAAAAGACAAAGTACAGCACGTAGAAATCAGGTATATCTTTGATGAACTTTATGATTTTCAGCACGGGAAATATCCTTTGAAAACGTCCATCACGGATCTGCAGGATATTCTTAAAGAAATACACAAATCTGATCCGCAGTTCACTTTGAAATTAATCTATTCAAGTTTTAAATTCTTGGATAATGAAAGCATTGAGAAGCAGCTGGAAACGGCATTTGAAATGAAAAAAGAATTTCCGGATATGATCTCAGGTTTTGATCTTGTAGCAGATGAAGCTGCCGGGCATAACATCAGCTTTTTTGAGAAAAGCTGGACACAAATGAGTGGACTTAGTAAAAAGTACGGAGTAGAACTGCCTCTTTTCCTTCATGCCGGAGAAAGTAATTCTATCCTGAATAAAAATATTCTGGATGTTGCTCTGTTAAATAATAAAAGAATTGGTCACGGACTGAATCTTATTTACTTCCCAAAAACCATGGAACAGATCAGAAAACAGAACAAGCTGGTAGAGGTAAGTCCGATTAGTAATCAGATCTTAGGATATGTAAGTGATCTGAGAAACCACCCTGCAAGGGTTTTATTAAGCAATGGAGTGCAATGCTCGATCAGCAGTGATGATCCGTCTGTATATGGATACACAGGACTGAGCTATGATTTCTGGGTGACACAGGTCTATTGGGAACTGGGTGTGAAAGCATTAAAAAAACTGGTATTCAATTCTATTAATTACTCTTCTTTGAATGATAATGAGAAAAAGAAAGCAGTCAGTTACCTGAATCAGCAATGGAATGATTTTGTTCAGAAAACAAATCAGAAATTAAACTAA
- a CDS encoding DNA-3-methyladenine glycosylase family protein, which yields MMNKNIKHPEIEAETFNSENFHNLCEHLAHYDHDLKSVLEAHGYPPMWTRGNTFETLVHIILEQQVSLASALAALQQLKEKTKELTPEQILKLSDDEMRACYVSRQKTIYIRGLAQAIVNGEINLEKIAVMSNDEVRETLIRLKGIGNWTIDVYLMFTLQRTDIFPIGDLAAVNALKRLKKLSPTVTRDEILEITEQWTPFRSVASMILWHYYLSDPRKKTKNHL from the coding sequence CCATAATCTGTGTGAGCATTTAGCCCATTATGATCATGATTTAAAATCAGTTCTTGAAGCCCATGGCTATCCTCCAATGTGGACAAGAGGAAATACTTTTGAAACGCTTGTTCATATTATTCTGGAACAGCAGGTTTCATTAGCATCAGCATTGGCAGCACTGCAACAGTTAAAAGAAAAAACAAAAGAATTAACCCCGGAGCAGATCCTAAAACTCAGCGATGATGAAATGAGAGCGTGCTACGTAAGCCGTCAGAAAACAATTTATATAAGAGGGCTGGCTCAGGCGATTGTAAATGGAGAAATCAACCTTGAAAAAATAGCAGTAATGTCTAATGATGAAGTTCGGGAAACATTAATCCGGCTAAAAGGCATCGGAAACTGGACCATTGATGTCTATTTAATGTTTACACTCCAAAGAACAGATATTTTTCCTATTGGAGACCTCGCAGCTGTCAATGCATTAAAGCGTCTGAAAAAGCTTTCTCCCACAGTTACCAGAGATGAAATTCTGGAAATTACGGAACAATGGACACCTTTCCGGTCAGTAGCATCTATGATATTATGGCATTATTATCTTTCAGATCCCCGCAAAAAAACAAAGAATCATTTGTAA